The DNA window GCGTCGTCACGACCGCGGCGGACTGGCCGGGCACGCACTACATGTGGACCGAGCACTGCCGGCGGCACGGCGGGGAGTTGGTCGTCGTTCCGTACGAGCCCGACGGCACGAGCATCGACCCGATGCGGGTGGCGGAGGCGGTCGACGACCGGACGCTGGTCGTGTCGGCGAGTCTGGTGCAGTTCCGTACGTCGGCTCTGCTCGACCTCGCGCCGGTTCGCGACGCCGCCCGTCGCCACGGCGCGCTGCTGATCTTGGATGCCTATCAAGCCGCCGGCGCGCTGCCGGTCGACGTGGCCGCGAACGACATCGACGTGTGCGTCGGTGGATCGGTGAAGTTCCTGTGCGGTGGCCCCGGCAACGGGTGGCTGTCCATCCGGCCGGAGCTGATCGACGCGCTCAAGCCGAGCGCGGTGGGGTGGATCTCCCACGCCCGGCCGTTCGACTTCGAGTGGGCGGAAATTGCCTATGCCCCGGGTATTCAGCGGTTCGCGGGCGGCACTCCCAACGTGCCGGCCGCCTATGCGGCCGCACCCGGCTACCAGGCCATCGCCGACATCGGCATCGCCAAGGTGCGCGAGCGTTCGCAGTGGCTCACCCAGTCGCTTGTCGAGGGCGCCCTCGAGCGCGGGCTCGTCGTACGGTCACCCCTCGATGCCGATCGCCGTGGTGGACACGTCACCGTCGATGTCGCAGACGCCGAGCGGGTGCACCACGAGCTGATCGAGCGCGGGTTCGTCGTCGACTACCGGCCCGGCGGTGGCATCCGGATCGGGCCGCACTTCTTCAACACGATGGACGAATGCGTCGCGGTGCTCGACGAGATGGTGGCGATTCGTGACAAGTGAGGTCGCCCAGCCGACGAAGCGGGCGCGCCAGTCCGCGGCGGACATGATCCGATCGCTCGGGCTGGTCGGCATCATCGTCGGCGTCTCCTTGATCTTCGTGCCGGGGTTGTTGCACCCGAGCAAGTCCCAGCGCTACCAAGCGGTTGACTACAGCGACTACGTCTCCGGCTTCCGTCAGCTCACCGGAAAGAGCGCCTTGGTGCCGCGCGGTTTGCCCTCCGGCTGGGCGGCGAACGGCGCGACGCTCGTCGGCAGCGCTACGACCGCGCACCTGCACATCGGCTGGGCAACCCCGGGGTCGAAGTATGCCGGGCTCGAGGAGTCGGTCGCCCCGGCTGCGGGATTCGTGCAGTCGGTGCTCGGCGTACCGAGCAGCGCATCCACGACCGCCGCCGTGCTCGCCGACCAGACGTGGAGAACGACGCAGTCGAAGGTGGGCGAGTACTCGTTGTTCCGCACCGTTCACGGGATCACGGTCGTCATCACCGGGAGCGCGAGCGATCAGGAGCTGGATCAGCTCGCGGCCTCCGTGCAGCCTGCCTTGGGTGGCGCTGGCTAGAGCGGGGCGCGCTTCACCCAGTGATCGAGATCGAGCGGGCTGCCCGCCTCGATGAACCCGTTGGCGACGAAGGCGCATCCGGTTACGTGGTCGCCCAGGTCGACGTCCGCCCCGCTCGCGTAGTGGAATGCCACGACGTCGAAGGAGCCATCGTCCAAGGGGCAGCTCTCCACGCCGCCATCGGTGTGCGTGAGGGACAGCCGGAGCGCCTGCCTGGCCAGGCGGGCGGCCGCGCGCTCGCCCAGCAGCACGTGCGCTCGCAGGCTGAGCACGTGCGGAGGGTTGAGGCCGCCGTACGCGCAGATCAACGCCGACGTCGGAATGCCCGGGGGCAGCAGGGCCTCGTCGAGCCGCCGGCCCGGGTTGCGTACGCCGACGACGCCCCGATCGCTCGTCGGGCAACCGCCGGCGACCGTGACGCGCAGCCGCGCGCCCCGCGCGGTGTCGCGGATCGGCCGCGGGTCGAGCCACTCGCCCATTCCGTCGGCGCGGACCAGGGTGCCGCCGGCCACCGGAGCGAGCCCGATGTCGAGCTGAAGGCCGGTCGCATATGGCCGGTCGGGCTCGCCCCAGGCGATGCCTTCGCTGGTGAGGACGCCGTGGTCGCTCCCACTGGAGGTGCCGGACTGCTGAAGCTCGGCGGGGGCATGGGCTTTGACGTACGCCAGAACCGTTCCGATCGGCGAGGACACCTGCCAGAAGCGGTGCAGATCGATCAGCGACGACGTCGCCGGGGTGCCCATCGCCGGTCCGGACAGGGCCGCATGCCGCCCGGGCGCTGCAGCGGATCCGGGCGGCACCGGCGCAAGGGCGAGCAGCCGAGCCGCCTCCTTGCGGGTGGCGGCTTTGTTGGCGCCGGCGGTGGCGGATCGCTGCTGCGCGATCGGGCTTGCGCTGTGGCCCGGCGGGAGCGGAGCGGGAGCGCTGCTGGTCGCCGCGCACCCCGCGCAGGCGAGCGCGAGGGCCGCGAGCAGGCCAACCGCGCCACGGGTCATGTCGCTAGGACGCATCAGGCGCACGCGTGGTTCCCGCGACCGGGTGCCCCGTGTCTCGGGTCAGCTGTCGCCGGGCTCGGGTTGCGCTGCCTCCAGTCGCTGCTTCGCGCCGTCCAGCCACTGCTGACAGATCGCGGCGAGCGCCTCGCCGCGCTCCCACAGTGCAAGCGACTCCTCGAGGGTCGCTCCGCCGGCCTCGAGCTTTCGCACGATCTCGGCCAGCTCCTCGCGAGCCTGCTCATAGCTCGGCCGAGGTGCGTCACCGTTCGACGTCATCCGTGCACCTCCTCGACGACGAGGCTCGCCCGGCCGGTCGCCAGCCGCGCGTCCAGCCGGTCGCCGGATCGCAGCTCGGCGGCGTCGCGGGCAATCGTGCCGTCAACGCGCTGGAGAACGGCGTACCCGCGATCCAGTGTCGCCTGCGGGGACAGCGCGACCATCTGCCCGCGCAGCGTGGCCACCTCGGCGGTGGCGTCGGCGAGCAACGCGATCGCGGCGCGGCGCCCGCGCTCCCGCGAGGCTTCGAGATCCAACCGCCAGGTGCCGAGCATGCCGAGCGGGTCGGCGAGTGCCGGCCGCGTGCGCAGCGCGTCGAGGCGATGCTGCTCGGTTTCGATCCGGCCGATCAGGCAGCGGCGGGCTCGGCCGCGCAGGCCCGAGATCCGGCTGCTCTCCTCGGCGACGTCGGGAACGACCAGCTTGCCGGCGTCGGTCGGAGTCGAGGCTCGACGGTCCGCGACGTGGTCGAGCAGCGGCATGTCGGCCTCGTGCCCGATGGCCGAGATCACTGGTGTGAAGCAGGCGGCCACCGTGCGGATCAGCGACTCGTCCGAGAACGGCAACAGGTCCTCCATCGAACCGCCGCCGCGCGCGATCACGATGACGTCCACCTCGGGATCGGCTTCGAGACGCTGCACCGCTGCGATGACCTCGGTGACGGCGTACGGTCCCTGCACGGCGACCGGCTCGAGCCGGAAGAGTACGGCGGGCCAGCGCCGGCGGGCGTTCTCGACCACGTCGTGCTCGGCCGCACTCGATCGGCCGGTCACCAGCCCGATCCGGCGGGGCAGAAACGGCAGCGTCCGCTTGCGCTCGGTGGCGAACAGCCCTTCGGCGGCGAGCACTCGGCGCAGTTCCTCTAGCCGGGCGAGCAGGGCGCCGATCCCGACCGGCCGGATCTCGTAGGCGGTGAAGGTGAGCGTGCCGCGGTTGGCCCAGTACTCCGGACGGCCCCAGATCACGACTCGGGCGCCCTCGGTGATCGGCTCGGCGAGGTCGTCGAGCAGCGTGGCCCGGCAGCTCACCCGAAGCGACATCTCGGCCGCCGGGTCGCGGAGCACGAGGAACGCGACGGACTGTCCCGGCCGCCTGGTGAGCTCGGTGACCTGGCCTTCTACCCAGACCCGGCCCAGCCTGCCGATCCAGTCGCCGATCAGCTTGGCGACGACGCGGACCGGCACCGGCGCCTCGGGGCTGGTCTCGAGCGGCATCGGCACAGCGTAGGCGCGACCTACGATGGAGGCGTGACCGACAACGGCGTACCAACCGGGGGTCGGGTTCTGCTGGCTGCTCCGCGCGGATACTGCGCCGGAGTCGACCGGGCGGTGCAGACCGTCGAGATCGCCCTCGAGCGGTACGGCGCCCCCGTCTACGTCCGCAAGCAGATCGTGCACAACTCCCATGTGGTCGCCCGGCTGGAGGCGCTCGGGGCGGTCTTCGTCGACGACACCGCGGAAGTTCCCGAGGGCTCGGTCGTGGTGTTCTCGGCGCACGGCGTTGCGCCGGCGGTGCACCAGCAGGCGGCCGAGCGCAACCTGCACACGATCGACGCGACCTGCCCGCTGGTCACGAAGGTCCACGCCGAGGCCCGCCGGTTCGCCCGCGAGGACGTCGACATCCTGCTGATCGGGCACGAGGGTCACGAGGAGGTCGAGGGCACGACGGGTGAGGCGCCGGACCGCGTCCACCTGGTCGCCGGCCCGGACGCGGTCGCCGATCTCGAGGTGCGCGACCCGAGCCGGCTCGCCTGGCTGTCCCAGACCACGCTGTCGGTCGACGAGACGCAGGAAACCGTCGCCGCGCTGCGCAAGCGCTTCCCGCTGCTGATGGACCCGCCGAGCGACGACATCTGTTACGCCACCCAGAACCGTCAGGTCGCGGTGAAGCAGATCGCCGCCGACGCCGACCTGGTGCTGGTCGTCGGCTCGACGAACTCGTCGAACTCCGTGCGGTTGGTCGAGGTTGCACGCGCGGCGGGTTCGGCGGCGCACCTGGTGGACGACGTCAGCCACATCGACGCCGGTTGGCTCGACGGTGTCGCGACGGTCGGCGTGACGAGCGGCGCGTCGGTGCCGGAGTCACTGGTCGGCGAGGTGCTCGGGTGGCTGGCCGACCACGGGTATGCCGACGTCGAGGAGATCACCGCGGTCGAGGAGCATCTGCGGTTCGCGCTGCCGCACGAGCTGCGCCGCGACAAGGCCGGCTCCCGCTGACCCGACCGCTTCCCGCGCGCCGCACGTTGATCTTCGCCCTTGTCGCCAGGTAGCGCGGCGTGTCGCCCCGACCCGCCGGCCGGCTGGTGTTGAGGGCGAAGATCACAGCGCCGGGGCGCCGCCCGAGCCGAGCGGGACGTTGATGCCGAGCGCCGCAGAGCTGTAGCCGCCGGCGCTCAGGCAGACGTGCCAGCCGCTGGCCTCCTCGACGACCGCGACCGAGTAGGCGCTCGCCGCCCCGATCCGCGGGACCAGCTGCCCGTAGACCTCCGCCGCCGGCAGCGGGATCGGCCCGAGCGAGACGTGGGTGCTGACGACACGGGTCACGGTGAGGTGGTTGAGCCCGCCGAGCTGAAGCATCGCGCCTTCGCCTGCCGTACTGATGTCGCTCGGCGCGAACTGTGCCCGATCGGAACTGCAGAGCGCGGCGTAGACCGCGGACCAGTTGTTGTGGGCGGCATCGCGTCCGACGCTTTCGACCGCTCGGGCGACGGCCGTCGGATGCGGCTCGGTGAGGTAGTGCCAGGCGACCGACCCCACGACCAGGTCGACCACGAGGATCGCGGCGAGCCGCCGCTTGGTGAGCCAGCGCGGCCACCGGTGCCTTCTCACGGGCGGGGTGTGCGGCCGCAAGCCGGCGGCCGCGCGCTGGAGCTCGAGGATGCCCTCCGGGGAGGGACCGGTGGTCACGCCAAGGGAATCGGCGTGAACCGCGCTATGCCTTGAGCGCCGAAGGTCCTTCGTCGGCCTCGCCGTCGCCGAGCCCGTAGTCGGCGGCCCGATCCACCAGGTCGTGATCGCCCCGATCGGCTTCGGGGGTCGGAGCGCTCAGCGCGCGCAGCGTGCGTGACTCGTCGGCGGCCTCGAGCAGCTCGGGCGCGGCGAGCAGGCGCACCGGCTCCTCGATCGGCGTCGGCTCCTTGAGCTCGCCGTCAACGACCTCGAGCTCGTTCAGCCGCCGGGCCGAGACGAGAACCTGCTTCTCGAGCGAGCCGACCGCCCCGTTGTACGCCGCAACCCCGCGGTTGAGCGCGAGACCGAGCTTGTCCATGTGCTCGCCGAACTTGCCGAGCCGCTTGTAGAGCTCACGTCCGAGATCGAAGACCTGACGCGCGTTGGTGGCGAGTGCCTCCTGCTGCCAGGCGTACGCAACCGCCCGCAAGGTCGAGATCAACGTGGTCGGCGTAGCGATGTGCACCCGCTTCTCGAACGCCTCGTCCATCAGGCCGGGCGCGTTGTCGAGAGCCGCCGCGAGAAAGGCGTCGCCGGGCACGAACAGCACGACGAACTCCGGCGCCGGCGAGAACTGCGACCAGTACGACTTCGCTGCCAGCTCGTTGACGTGCTGGCGCAGGTGCTTCGCGTGCGCTTCCAGCCGGTTGGCGCGGGTGTCGTCGTCGGCCGCCTCATAGGCTTCGAGGTACGCCGACAGGGTCACCTTCGAGTCCACGACGATGCTCTTGCCGCCGACCAGCCGAATGACGAGGTCGGGCCGCAGCATTCCCTCGGCCGTGGTGACGGTCGACTGCTCGAAGAAGTCGCACCGGTCGGTCATCCCGGCCAGCTCGACGCAGCGGCGGAGTTGAAGCTCGCCCCAGCGGCCGCGGGCCTGCGGCTTGCGCAATGCACTGACGAGCGCCGCGGTTTCGCGGCGCAGCTCGTCACCGGAGGTCCGGACGAACTCGATCTGCTTGCTGAGCGCCTCCTGAGCGCCGACGCGCGACTTCTCGATCTCCCTGAGCTGCCCTTCGACCTTGGACAGCGTCTCGGTGAGGGGTGCCCCCGCCTGCTTCAACCGCGAGTCGGCGAGCTCGAGGAACTGCTTGGTGCTGCGGTCGAGTGCTTCGCTCGACACCCGCGCGAAGGTGTCCTTCAGCTGGGCATCGTTGTCCTCGAGCGCTTCCATCTTGGTCATCAGTGCCTGCACGCGTAGCTCGGCCGCGCGAAGCTCGTTGTCCAGCGTCTCGCGCTCGGAGCGCAGCCGGTCGCGCTCCGCGCTTGTGGCGTCTCGCTCGGCCGCGGCGGAGGCGAGCTGCGCACCCGCCGTGGCAACTTCTACCGAGGAGCGGAGCCGGGCGAGCGCCCAGCCGGCCGCGAGCCCGGCGAGCAGGGTGACCACCGCGATGAGGAAGGCAGCGACGTCCATGGCGGAAATGGTGACCTGCCGGTCGGACAGTTTCGGCGTACGCCGCGCCGGGGGGCTGTGGACATCGTCATATTCAGGCCTCTGACCTGCGGGTTTGCGGCGTACGGCGACAATGGCCGCATGGCTCTTTCGATCGGGATCGTCGGGCTGCCGAACGTCGGCAAGTCCACGTTGTTCAACGCGCTGACCGAGAACGACGTGCTCGCGGCGAACTACCCGTTCGCGACGATCGACCCGAACGTGGGCGTGGTCAACGTGCCCGACCCGCGGCTCGACGTGCTGGGGAAGATGTTCGAGAGCGCGAGGATCGTGCCTGCAACGGTGAGCTTCGTCGACATCGCCGGCATCGTGCGCGGCGCGAGCGAGGGTCAGGGTCTGGGCAACAAGTTCCTCGCCAACATCCGTGAGGCGGATGCGATCTGCCAGGTCGTGCGCGTCTTCGACGACCCTGATGTCGCGCACGTCGACGGCAGGATCGAGCCGGCCGACGACATCGCGACGATCAACACCGAACTCGTGCTCGCGGACCTGCAGACCGTTGACACGCGCCTCGCCCGGTTGGAGCGCGAGGCACGGATGAAGCCGGAGCGGCGGGCTGAGCTGGCCGCCGTACAAGCGGCCCGGGCCGTGCTCGACGAGGGCCGGCCGATCTCCAGTGAACCGTCTCTGGACCGCGTGGCCTTGCGTGAGTCATTCCTGCTGACCGACAAGCCGTTCATCTACGTGTTCAACCTGGACGACACCGATCTCGGTGATGAAGGGCTGCGGGCCAAGTACGCCGACCTCGTTGCGCCGGCAGCGGCGGTCTTCGTCAGCGCGAAGCTCGAGTCCGAGCTGATCGGTCTCGACGTCGCGGACGCTTCCGAGCTGCTCGAGGAGTACGGACAGCACGAGTCCGGGCTGGCAATCCTCGCCCGGGTGGGCTTCGAGACGTTGGGGCTGCAGACCTTCCTGACCGCCGGGCCGAAGGAGTCGCGGGCCTGGACGATCAAGCGCGGTGCGACCGCGCCCGAGGCCGCCGGCGTGATCCACACCGACTTCCAGCGGGGCTTCATCAAAGCCGAGATCGTGTCGTACGACGATCTCGTCGCAGCCGGTTCATTGTCGGCGGCGCGCGCTGCCGGCAAGGCGCGGATCGAGGGCAAGGACTACGTGATGGCCGACGGCGACGTCGTGGAGTTCCGCTTCAACGTGTAGTCGTCACCGAACACCGGCAACGAGCTGGATGCAAACCGGGTCGATGGCGGCAAGGCACCCGCCTGTCGATCTGATGCCAGTCGGTGCGGATCCGAGTTGCGATCAGTCGAGAGCAGGTTGACCCCAAAACTCAAGGACGTGGGGGACGGCCTGTGCGCTCGCCGAAGCGGCCCTCGGCGGCGAGCTTGCTCATAGGTAACGTGAGCACGTCGACCGCAGGTCATGCGGGCTGAAGTAGTCCCCGTGCTCAGGGAAGAACCACTCGTTCTTGCTCGTCGATAACAACGAGCGTGTTGCTCGCCTTGTGCGGATCGACACCGATCACAACCCTCGCCATCAAGCAGCCTCCTGGTCTTGTGGACGGCAAGGAGGGCAGAGCTACTTCAGGCGAAGCACACCCCTCTTGAGCCACTCCCAGCCAACGACACCCGGCGGGGGCAGCACCCCATTAATGAGCCACACGAGAATCGTGGGCAGCCAGTTCGCGGGCTACCCCGCCGGACGTCTGACCCACAGCCTGGCCTGGCCACGGGCTGACGACAGTGAACAAGTAGCCAGTTCTGATTCAGCTCACGGCCGCGAAACGAACGCGTGTCGCCGGTCCGGTGCGCATCGAAACGACCGAAGCAGAGGACCTCCGGCAGGGCCTCGCCGTCCAGCCGGGCTGCCTCGGCCCGTTGTGCTCTCCTACGGGCGCGAACCCGTACGCCCTTGATGTGGCCTGGCTGGTTCGAGCCGCGGGCCGCGCGGCTGCCTCGGCGACTGGGAACTCCGTTGCACCCATCACGGGGAGCTTTGTCCTCTCAGTGCCGGCTTGAGAGCCCGCGTTTCGGCGAGCCGTGGCCATAAGCGCCCAAGCCTTCGAAAGGTGTCGAGGCATCCCTAGCTACCCGGTCGGTGGCGGATCCCCACGAGATGGAAGAGCCGGCTCAACCTGCGGTAGGGGTCACGGCGGCTGGCCTCCAGCTCGACGGCGAGTACGTCGGCTTCGGTGTCCAGTGGTGGGTCGTCGGGTGCCCAGCCGTCGGTGAACAGCCGCACCCCGTACCAGGCGACCGGCTCGACCTGGCAGTCGGTGAGCAGTCTGCTCAGATCATCGACGGTGTCGGCTCGGGTATCTACGTCCAGGCCGTTGACCTGCCGATCGGTCTCGAAGGCCGCAAGCGCTTCGGTCCAGCGTCCGGCGAGGGCCGGACGCACCGCGAGGCACTCCTTGTTCTTCGCCGCGATCGACACGACGCCGCCATCGTCAGCGAGTTCGGCCAGCACGGCCACGAGCGGCGCCGGGTCGTCGAGGTACATGAGGACTCCATGGCACAGCACGCCCCCGAAGCGTCGACCCGCCAAGACGTCCAAGGCGTCCTCGCCCGCGGCGTGCACCAACTTCACCCGGTTCTGGACCGCTTCCGGTTCCGCTGACAAGAGGTCTCGCGCGCGGTCGAGCATGGCCGAGGAGGAATCAAGGATGGTCACCCGATAGCCGCCGCGAGCCAACGGAAGCACCTGATGACCGGCGCCACCGCCCACGTCAATCACCTCCGCCGGCGGGCCGGGCAAGTGTTGACGAAGGTGTTCGTTAATGACGTGGGTGCGGACCCGGCCTCGCAACGAGCCGTAATGACCCCTGACGAACCGGTCGGCTAGTGGCGCCCAGGTGTCCTCGCTCACCCGACCATCATCGCCTGCGGCGGGTTTCACGTCGGTCGGCGCAGCGCGCGGCACCCTTAGGGTCAGTATCGAGGGGCCCGCGTTCGAGCTAACCACGTCGATGCTCGATGCAGGGCAACGGATGTTCCGCTCGCGATGGGATAGGTACCTCGCATGACCGCCGTACTCGCACGAAGCATTGCGCGCAGCTTTGAGAGCGCCTTGCTGTTGATGCAGGCGGCACTGACCGATTGCCCGGATGGCTTGTGGGAAACCGATCTGTGGCCGAACGATGGGACCACCCGCCGTCTCCCGCAGGGTGGGCTTCATGGGTCGGCGACCTGGTTCCTCGGCTACCACGCGCTGTCGTGTCTCGACTACGACCTCGGTGGAGACTTCGAGCGGTGGCTGCCGCCGGCACCTTTCGACGAGAGCACCTTTGGGTTCCCCAACCGCGTCTTCACCAAGGCTGAGCTGCTCGGGTACGTCGACTGGTGCCGCGATCGTGCGCGACAGTGCTGCGAGGCGCTGCCCGACGAGCTGGCTCTTCGACCGCTGCCCAGCACGCATCGACACGCCGGAACCTCGTATGGAGACCTGGTCGTGAGCATCCCCTTGCACGTCGTCGAACACGCGTCACAGATCCGACAGTTCCTCACCGGTGCGGGCGTCAACGTCCAGCCGATGCCCGGCGACCAGGGCTACCAGAGGGCCACCACCGGGTCCGCCGATCGCTGAGGGCGCGTAGCCGACCGAACGTTGGTACCAACCTTGCCAACGGAGCGCTTCCGCGGAAGCGCTCGTGCGGTGGTCTTCGCGCGGCGCGGGGCTATGGCGCATCGAGGATTCCCAGGTAGGCGCGCCATGGACCGACGGCGTCGGAGTAGTGCTCCGCCATCGCCTTCACTGCTTGATGCAGATGGTTGAGGTCGTGCACGAACCAGGTCGCGAGCGGCTGGCTCAACGTGACCCGACCGAACTCGGATGCCGCCCCTGCCGAAGGAGATCCTCCGTCGCAACCAGCCACTCGAGCTCGTCGAGATTCGCCCGCCGGGCCGCGCCGAACGCGGAAGTCAGCTCCTCGACAGATCTCGCTGCCTCTTTTGCGGGACAGGTGAGCGACGCAACGGTTTGCGAATCAGCCAGGATCGCGGCCGGTGTAGGCCAGCAGGCGTTGCTGCGGCGTTGCGTCGTCGCCGACCGCGATCTCTGGCTTGAACACGCCTTTGCGCTGCTCCTCGGTGAACTGGCCGTGGATCGTGTCGTACGCCGCCTGCGGCAGGCCTTCCGGCATCGTGTCGTCCTGCCCGGTGGAACGAGCCAGGTCCCATCCGTGCAGAAGCTGGTCGGCAAAGGCGATGCCCAGAGCCGGCCCGGTTCGCTCGATGGCACCGTCGCGGCTGAACGCGTCGATCACGTCCGAGCGCATGCGGTCGAACGAAGCCACCGGGTCGTCGCCAACCAGGTCGGGCGGGTTCGGTCCGGGCAGGCTTCCCGATTCACCGCGTGCGGTGCTGAGGAAATAGCGCTGTGTGTCCAGCATGTGGTTCAGCAGGTCACGAACGTTCCAGTCGTCGCAGGGAGTTGCGCCATCCAGGTCGGTTGCGTTCACAACACGCTGCGCCGTCCAGTCACCCGCTTGGCGATAGAGGTTGAGCAGCTCGGCTTCCACAGGGATCTCCTCTCCGGCTCGTTGTCTTCATACCCGTTTTGCGGATCGATGCGATAGGCACGCCCGGCAGTTCTTGTGTCCGCCCAACCAAAGCCGTGTGGTGCGCGTCGGACTGGTCAAGAACTGAGGTGAAGCTGCCCGGGGTTTTGGCGAGGTGCGAGATGGCGGAACTCGAGGATCGTGGCGAGCAGCCGGCCTTCGACGACGAGGTGCCGATGGTGTCGATGCACCAGGGCGGTTCGCCTCCGCCGCGCAGATCGTGGCTGCGTGCACTGCCGGTCATGCTCGTCATCGCCGTGAGCGGCGCCGGTTTCGGCTTCGAGTGGCATGCGGCTCGCGTGCACGATGCTGACGCTCAGTTGATGTCCGCCGCGCATCGTCGAACTCCCGACGAGGCGAGGTCAGCGCACCCGACCATCAGTCCGACTACCGGATCCGGCGTTCCGACCGTCGTACCGTCCGACAAGCAGTACACCTATGTAGCGGTGCCGCCGTCGACGGTGGCTGAATCACTGCGACCGCCGGGAACGTCGATGCGCACCAGCGGGTGCGGCACTTCCTGGGCGTCGGCATCTTCCGCACTGGGCCGCTACCTCGCGCCGCGCTGGGGGCAGATCCGGATCTGCACGCGCGCCGGCCGCTACTGGATCGCGACCACCGATGCCACCGGCTCTTCCTTG is part of the Mycobacteriales bacterium genome and encodes:
- a CDS encoding exodeoxyribonuclease VII small subunit, producing MTSNGDAPRPSYEQAREELAEIVRKLEAGGATLEESLALWERGEALAAICQQWLDGAKQRLEAAQPEPGDS
- the rmuC gene encoding DNA recombination protein RmuC, yielding MDVAAFLIAVVTLLAGLAAGWALARLRSSVEVATAGAQLASAAAERDATSAERDRLRSERETLDNELRAAELRVQALMTKMEALEDNDAQLKDTFARVSSEALDRSTKQFLELADSRLKQAGAPLTETLSKVEGQLREIEKSRVGAQEALSKQIEFVRTSGDELRRETAALVSALRKPQARGRWGELQLRRCVELAGMTDRCDFFEQSTVTTAEGMLRPDLVIRLVGGKSIVVDSKVTLSAYLEAYEAADDDTRANRLEAHAKHLRQHVNELAAKSYWSQFSPAPEFVVLFVPGDAFLAAALDNAPGLMDEAFEKRVHIATPTTLISTLRAVAYAWQQEALATNARQVFDLGRELYKRLGKFGEHMDKLGLALNRGVAAYNGAVGSLEKQVLVSARRLNELEVVDGELKEPTPIEEPVRLLAAPELLEAADESRTLRALSAPTPEADRGDHDLVDRAADYGLGDGEADEGPSALKA
- a CDS encoding methyltransferase domain-containing protein, which translates into the protein MSEDTWAPLADRFVRGHYGSLRGRVRTHVINEHLRQHLPGPPAEVIDVGGGAGHQVLPLARGGYRVTILDSSSAMLDRARDLLSAEPEAVQNRVKLVHAAGEDALDVLAGRRFGGVLCHGVLMYLDDPAPLVAVLAELADDGGVVSIAAKNKECLAVRPALAGRWTEALAAFETDRQVNGLDVDTRADTVDDLSRLLTDCQVEPVAWYGVRLFTDGWAPDDPPLDTEADVLAVELEASRRDPYRRLSRLFHLVGIRHRPGS
- a CDS encoding aminotransferase class V-fold PLP-dependent enzyme, which produces MHDDLLARRADYPILARKSAYLINNSLGAMHRGTAERLAEYARLWDVDGVTAWSTWFPELGRIADLLGSIIGAPPRTTILRQSVADAINAVVSCLDFSPSRNRVVTTAADWPGTHYMWTEHCRRHGGELVVVPYEPDGTSIDPMRVAEAVDDRTLVVSASLVQFRTSALLDLAPVRDAARRHGALLILDAYQAAGALPVDVAANDIDVCVGGSVKFLCGGPGNGWLSIRPELIDALKPSAVGWISHARPFDFEWAEIAYAPGIQRFAGGTPNVPAAYAAAPGYQAIADIGIAKVRERSQWLTQSLVEGALERGLVVRSPLDADRRGGHVTVDVADAERVHHELIERGFVVDYRPGGGIRIGPHFFNTMDECVAVLDEMVAIRDK
- a CDS encoding TIGR03086 family metal-binding protein, which produces MEAELLNLYRQAGDWTAQRVVNATDLDGATPCDDWNVRDLLNHMLDTQRYFLSTARGESGSLPGPNPPDLVGDDPVASFDRMRSDVIDAFSRDGAIERTGPALGIAFADQLLHGWDLARSTGQDDTMPEGLPQAAYDTIHGQFTEEQRKGVFKPEIAVGDDATPQQRLLAYTGRDPG
- the ychF gene encoding redox-regulated ATPase YchF, with product MALSIGIVGLPNVGKSTLFNALTENDVLAANYPFATIDPNVGVVNVPDPRLDVLGKMFESARIVPATVSFVDIAGIVRGASEGQGLGNKFLANIREADAICQVVRVFDDPDVAHVDGRIEPADDIATINTELVLADLQTVDTRLARLEREARMKPERRAELAAVQAARAVLDEGRPISSEPSLDRVALRESFLLTDKPFIYVFNLDDTDLGDEGLRAKYADLVAPAAAVFVSAKLESELIGLDVADASELLEEYGQHESGLAILARVGFETLGLQTFLTAGPKESRAWTIKRGATAPEAAGVIHTDFQRGFIKAEIVSYDDLVAAGSLSAARAAGKARIEGKDYVMADGDVVEFRFNV
- a CDS encoding DUF4245 domain-containing protein, with amino-acid sequence MTSEVAQPTKRARQSAADMIRSLGLVGIIVGVSLIFVPGLLHPSKSQRYQAVDYSDYVSGFRQLTGKSALVPRGLPSGWAANGATLVGSATTAHLHIGWATPGSKYAGLEESVAPAAGFVQSVLGVPSSASTTAAVLADQTWRTTQSKVGEYSLFRTVHGITVVITGSASDQELDQLAASVQPALGGAG
- a CDS encoding 4-hydroxy-3-methylbut-2-enyl diphosphate reductase; amino-acid sequence: MTDNGVPTGGRVLLAAPRGYCAGVDRAVQTVEIALERYGAPVYVRKQIVHNSHVVARLEALGAVFVDDTAEVPEGSVVVFSAHGVAPAVHQQAAERNLHTIDATCPLVTKVHAEARRFAREDVDILLIGHEGHEEVEGTTGEAPDRVHLVAGPDAVADLEVRDPSRLAWLSQTTLSVDETQETVAALRKRFPLLMDPPSDDICYATQNRQVAVKQIAADADLVLVVGSTNSSNSVRLVEVARAAGSAAHLVDDVSHIDAGWLDGVATVGVTSGASVPESLVGEVLGWLADHGYADVEEITAVEEHLRFALPHELRRDKAGSR
- the xseA gene encoding exodeoxyribonuclease VII large subunit; this translates as MPLETSPEAPVPVRVVAKLIGDWIGRLGRVWVEGQVTELTRRPGQSVAFLVLRDPAAEMSLRVSCRATLLDDLAEPITEGARVVIWGRPEYWANRGTLTFTAYEIRPVGIGALLARLEELRRVLAAEGLFATERKRTLPFLPRRIGLVTGRSSAAEHDVVENARRRWPAVLFRLEPVAVQGPYAVTEVIAAVQRLEADPEVDVIVIARGGGSMEDLLPFSDESLIRTVAACFTPVISAIGHEADMPLLDHVADRRASTPTDAGKLVVPDVAEESSRISGLRGRARRCLIGRIETEQHRLDALRTRPALADPLGMLGTWRLDLEASRERGRRAAIALLADATAEVATLRGQMVALSPQATLDRGYAVLQRVDGTIARDAAELRSGDRLDARLATGRASLVVEEVHG